The nucleotide sequence GCTCGGTCGCTCACGAGGGTAGCCATCTCCCGCCGACCGTGAGTGTCCGCTTCCTTTCTCACAGCCGGCCGCCGATGACGAGCCTGCGGATGTCGAGACCACCCTGCCTCCCTCTGCTGAGGGAGCCGAACCCGGCTGCGGCGGGAGGCGTCGTCGGACCCGCCTCGCGATGGTACTGGTATGTCTGTTCTCAGGAGTTCGCGCTGGGCGTACGGCGCCTTGGCATGGTTGATCTTCTTTGTGCTGTCCCACGTGGTCCTGGTGCTGTTTCCCGGTGACGATCCGACCGGTGACGGCCCCTGGGGCATGACGGCTTACGTCGTCTACAACGTCGTACTCATCGTCATGTCGGCCGTTGGGGCAGCCGTTGTGGTGGCTACAGCCCGCCCGCCGGCTCGCCTTCTCCCTCGGTGGGTGCTGCTGACGCCACTGTGGATCGGGAGCGTGTTGCTCGTCGTCAGGGGCGTCCCGGGCATGGCCGAGAACCTGTTGATGGTCACGGGTATCCGTCGCGGCGGCTTCGTGGGGACGCAGGACATCTCGGTGGGCGAGTTCTGGGCGGGCATCGGGATCAACACCTACTTTTTCACCGGGGCGGTGTTGCTGGTTGCGACTACCGTTTCCTACGCTCGCCGATCCCGGGAAGGCTGGCAACAAAGATCAGCGGCTCCGTCTCGGTGAGTCGACCTCATCTGCCGCCCGGCAACCACAGCAGACCTGGGAGTGACCGTGGATCAGTCGTACGACGCTGTGGCCGCATGGCGGGCCGCCGGCGAGGCCCGTGACGCCGCCGGAGCGGTCGCCGCCCTCAGCCCTGACGTCACTCTCGTTTCGCCGATCACCGAGCGGTTCACCTTCCAGGGCCACCGGCAGATACGTACCCTGCTCGAAGTGGCCCTGGCCGCAATCGACGACCTCACCTACACCGACCAGGTCGCCGACGGCCGTACCGTGGCGCTCTTCTACGAGGCGCAGCTCGGCACGACGCGGCTCTACGAGGCCCAGCGGCTGCGCCTGGGCGTTGACGGCCTGATCAACGAGATCACCCTCTATGTCCGGCCTCTGCCGGCGCTCACTCTGCTGATGACCCGCCTCGGGCCCGAGCTGGCCCGGCGCAACGGACAGTCCGGCCTGGCCCGGCTGATCCCGCTCGCCAGCGGGACGATGCACTCGATGGCCGCCACCGGGGAACAGCGGATCATGCCGAGGGTGGCGCCCCGCTAGCGGCTGCGACCCGGTCGGCGAGGAACCGGGCCGTGGCGTCGACGACGTCGTCGAAGTGCCCGCTGTCGCCGGGGTAGTGGAACCCGTGCTCGGCATGCTCGTATTCGAGCAGCGTGCAGTAATTACCGGCCCGCACCATCGCGTCCCGGAACCGCCGCACGTGGTCGATCGGCTCAACATCGTCGTCGGTGCCGTGGTGGATCAGCATCGGCGGATTTCCCGGCCGCACGAACTCGACAAGCGAGTAGTCGCTCGCCCGTCCCGCAGCGATGCCGGCCGCCTGTTCGATGGAGCGCCGGAGTTCCGGTGCGAAGGCGAGCAGATCCAGGCCCGCCGGGTTGAGGGCCACGACGGCAGCGACGCCGGGCTCGGGCGCCGTTGCCGGGTCACCAGGGGAGATCATCGCGGCGACCAGAGCGAGATGGGCACCGGCCGAGCTGCCGCCCGAGGCCAGACAGGACGCCGCGAGCCCGCGTGACGCGGCCAGCCTCCCGAAGCGTCCGACCGCCCGCCGGACGTCGGCGACGCAGTCGTCGATGCTTCCGGCACCCTGACCGAGCAGCCGATATCCGGCAGACACGGCGAAGATCCCGCGCGACGCCAGTTGCCGGCAGTGCGGGGCCAGCCCGTCGGCCGAGCCGGTGCGCAGGGCACCGCCGTGGAACAGGACGATCCCGGCCGTGCTCCGGGTGCCCTCGGCCGGCTCGAAGAGCAGCAGGGGCAGCTCGCTGCCGTCGGCTGCCTCGTAGACCGTCGAAGACTCGCGACAGGCGGCCTTGGACGTCATCCGTTCACCACGACCAGTCATCCGTCCATGGTCCGCGCACCACGCCGGGCACGCTTCACAGGGAGCGATCATGACACGCTGGCGCCCTTGCCGAAATCATCTTGGTCATTAAGATAACTGCATGAGAATATCGACTGGCTTCTCCGTGGCGATCGCCGGTGCCGGCCTCTCCGGCCTCTGCCTCGCGCAGTACCTGATGCGCGCCGGCATCGACGTGCACGTCTACGAGCGGGACCCGGGACCCTTCGTCCGGCAGCAGGGCTACCGGATCATCCTCGACCGGTACGGGCTCAGGGCGCTGCGCGAGAGCTTGCCCCGCCCGCTGTACCGGCTGGCGTTGACCACCGGCGACGAGCCCGGCGGACAATTGCGCTTCACCGACAGCCGACTGCGGGACGCGTTCACCATCAACTTCAAGAGCGAGTCGCACGCGACCCGCCAGGTCGACCGGCTGACCCTGCGGTCGATCCTGATGTCCGGGCTGGACCGACGCATCCACTACGGCAAGTCCGCCGTCGCGGTGGACAGCGACGGCCCGGCCGGGCTGCGGCTGCGGTTCTCCGACGGCCGGGCCGTCGCGGCGTCCGTCGTCGTCGGCGCGGACGGCGTCGGCTCGGCACTGCGCGCGCAGCTCATGCCGGACGCAAGCCCGACGAACACCCCGATGGCGGGCATCTACGGCCGGTCGCCCCTGCGGCTGGGCGGCGAGAGCGTCATCCCGGACGCGCTGCGTACCAGCGGGGTCCTGGCCATCGCCGACCGGCCGGGCCGGGCCTTCTTCTTCACCTCCATGCGGTTCGGCGAAAGCCCGCGCGCCGCGTTCGCGCGCCTGGCACCGGGCAGCTATGCGCCCACCGGCGACGACTACGTCATGTGGGGACTGCTGCTCCGGCAGGAGGAGGTGCCCGTCGGCATCCGCGGAAACCTGCTGGCGCTGCGGGAGCTGGCGGCCAGGATGAGCACCGACTTCCACCCGCTCATCCGGCGGCTGGTCGACACCGCCGAGCTGGACGCCACGGTACTCAACCTCTTCGCCACCGGTCAGCGCCCGCGCCAGTGGGCGGTGCCTTGGGCGACGATGATGGGCGACGCCGTGCACGTCATGCCGCCGTTCGGTGCCCACGGCGGCAACACCGCGCTCCGCGACGCCGCCCTGCTCGGCCACCGGCTCGTCAGGGCGCGGGCGAACGGCACGCCGGTCGAGGAAGCGATCGCCGGCTACCAGGACGAGATGGTGCCCTACGCCTTCCGCGCCGTCGACACCGCCGCCGGGCTGATGCGCCGGCTCACCGGGGGCGCGGCCGCACCGCACTGGGTGCTGACGCGCGTGTTACCTCGGTTGCACCGGGTCACCGTGCCGGAGGCATGATTGCGGGCATGTCCCACGAGCCGGCCCGGGCGTCCGCGATCGCCGACCTCATGCGCGCCGGGCGGGAGATGTCGCGGCTGTCCATGGTGTTCCGGTACGCCATCGCGGAGCGGCTGGGCCTCACCGTGAGCGACCTGGAGTGCCTGGACTACCTGGCGGACGCCGGATCCGCCACCGCGGGGCAGGTCGCCGAGCGGACCAACCTGACCACCGGGGCCGTGACCAGCATGCTCCGCCGGCTCCAGCAGGCGGGCTACGTGACGGCCGAGCGCGATCCGGCGGACCGGCGGCGGGTGATCGTCGCCCTGCGGCCGGAGCGGATCGCCGAGTTGGAGCAGCCGTACGAACGGTTCGCCGAGCGGGCGGAGCGGCTCGTCGACGGCTACAGCGTCCAGGAGGTCATGCTGCTGGTCCGGCACTATGACCGCATGCGGGCGATGTACCTCGCCGAACTGGACCGCCTTCGCGGCGGCGACACCGCGCAGCGGTCCGCCTGAGCCGCCGCCGGGGGGACCGGACGTCGCACCGTGCGAACCGCGTGGACGAAAGCGCTGGCACCGCGACGCGGCTGCGCCCGCCCAAGACGGAGTACGGCCAGGAAGGCCGCCGCCCTGACCCCGGTGTTGTCGATGCGGTCGGCCGTCGGGAGCGCGGTCGCCGGGAGTCGCTCTTCGGCCGCGAGCACTGGCGCTCGGGGCGAGTCGTGTGACCCGTCCGGGCACACGTCCGCGCATGTGTAGGTTCCGGCACACCTGGCTCCACGGCGGGACTCGTACGCCGACGACACCCCGTGACGGCAACAGTTTGGGCAACCCGGAGCAACCCGGAGCAGAGCAGCCGAAGATCGAATCACGCCGATAGCATGGCGGGATGGCCGACGATCCGGATGTCGACGACGGGGAGCCGCGGACCGGCCGGTGGCCGAGGCGAACGGCGTGCGGGAGGGAGTACCCGGATGGCAGGGCTGACCTGGCGGGTGAGCCTCACGATCAGCCCGGTCGCGGTCCTGCCGACGGCCGCCCTCGCCGTGCTCGGCCTGGCCCTGCCCGGCATGGACTTCGACGGCGGCTGGGGCTGGGGCTGGGTCGTTCCGCTGCTCGCCGCCTATCTGGTCAACGCCGGGCTGGACTGGATCGGCACCGTCACCGGCTACTCCGGCTGGATATCGGGGCGCACCGGGACCTGGACCAAACTTCGCTGGCTGTTGACCGGTGTCCTGGTCAACCTGCTGCTGCTCGCCGTACTGCCATGGTTCGTCGGTCTCTTCGGCCCGGACATCTCGACCGGTGGACCGGGCACCCTCGCGGTGGCGGCGGCGGTGCTCGGGCTCTGCTTCTATCTCGGCTCGCGCTTCGAGGACGTGTCCCTCTTCTTCGAGAAGGGCGCCGGCGGTGACGGTGACCGGCCCTCGAACGCGGCGGAGTGAGCACCCCGGGCGCCGACGTGCGCGGGATCGGCCCGGCGGGCACGTCGTACCAACCGACATTCGACTCGGACGGATGTCCGGGCTACCGTTCGGATACGGCGATGCCGGATCAGGGTGGTGGTCAGACGCTGGTCGAGGCTCCGGGCGACGAGCAGGTTCGGCCCGTGGCCGCGGGGAGTGGTGAGGTTCCATGACGGGAAGCGGCGACGTCGGCACGGGCGGCCACAGCCATCCAGGCGGCCAGGGCCAGCCCTCGGTGAGCTACACCGGCGGGGTCAAACCCGAGCACCTGGCCCAGACGCTCAGTGAGCTGGCGCGCACCCTCCAGCTGGAGGAGAGCCTCGACGACACGCTGACCAGCATCGTGGCGGCTGCCGTCCCGACCATCCCGGGGACGGCGTTCGCCGGCCTGACCGTGGTGCAGGGCAAGCGTTCCGTGTGGACCCGGGCGGCGACGCACGAGCTGGCCCGCCGGGTCGACCAGGCGCAGTACGACACCGGCCAGGGGCCGTGCCTGGACGCCGTCTTCGAACACCGGACCGTACGCGTGGCCGACCTCACCCGGGACACCCGGTGGCCCGACTTCGCCGGCCGGGCCGCCGAGCTGGGCGTACGCGGGATGCTCTCGTTCCAGTTGTACGTCGAGCACGACAACCTCGGCGCACTCAACCTGTACTCACCGGAGGCCGGCACCTTCGACGACGAGTCGGAGCAGGTGGGGCTGCTCTTCGCCGCCCACGCCGCGGTGGCGATGGCCGGAGCGCGGCGGGAGTACGACCTCGGCCAGGCGATCGGCACCCGGGACCTGATCGGCCAGGCCAAGGGCATCCTGATGGAGCGCTACCGGCTCACCGCCGACCAGGCGTTCGTGCTGCTGGTCCGGACGAGCCAGCACACGAACGTCAAGGTGTCGGAGGTCGCGCGGATCCTGGCCGAAACCGGTGAACTCGGCCCGGAGCAGCGCCGCGCCCCGGCCCCCGAGTAGTCGGCGGACGGATCAGCGACTCCGTGACCCCGTAAACCCTAGCCGGGGGTCAGGCACCAGTAGCCGTACGGGTTGCGGTAGAGGTCGTCGGGGTCGTAACGGGCGCAGTCGCGGCTGCCGAGCACCCAGTGCGGGGCGTCGGGGGCGAGCGCGAACGTCTCACCGTCGCGGACCCGCCGGCCGCCCGGCTCGCTCAGCAGATAGCGGGCCAGGGCGTCGAGCAGGCGTACCTGCGGGTCGACCTCGGCCGGCCCGGCCGGTCCGGTCGGCGGCCCGGCGCGCAGCTCGACGTCCGGCGCGCCGAGCAGATGCATCCCGCAGCTGTAGACCGCGACGCCGTCGGTGATGGGCCGCTTCACCCAGGCCCGGTGCAACACCACCGCCAGGGCCGGCTCGTCGGTCGCGGCGGCGGCCCGGTCGGCCAGGTCGAGCCAGCGGTCCCGGCCGTGCGCCAGGCCGCTGCTCTCGTTGCGTACCGCCGTCGCGCCGGCCCGCAGCAGCGCGGCGGTCAGCGCCAGCATCCGCCGGGACACCTCGATCGCGGTCTGCCGGGTGGCCGGCGGCGAGAGCAGGTACGCCACCGTGTCGTGCTCCCGCACCGCCCGCCGGTCGGCGTCGGTGAAGCTCGGGCTGGTCAGCGAGGACCGGAACGAGGCGACCATCCGCGGGTCGGGCTCGGGTCGGGAGTACTCCGCGTCCAGGGTGCAGTCCGGGCCGCCGATCTCGGCCGCCAGCCGGGCCACCAGGTCGAGGTCCAGCCCCGCGCCGAGCACACAGAGCACGTGCTGCGGGGGCGGCGATCCGGCCTCGTCGATCACGCCCGGCAGGTTACCAACGGGTACGGCCGCAGTGTCAACGTCCCCGGCCCGACCCACCGCCCGGAGCCGCCGCCACCGGGCGGGCGCCGGACGGCAACGGCGGCGCCCGCCGCCCCCACCCGGGGACGGCGGGCGCCGCCGCTCGTCGGTCACCGCCGGGTCAGCACCCGGCCGAACCGCCGGTCAGATCCCGCCCAGCCGGGCCGGACACGGGTTCACCGGTTCCAGGGTGAAGTCGAGCGTGCTGACCAGGCTGGCCTGGATCTGCTGCCGCTTCACCTGTGGCACCCAGCCGTCCTTGGCGACGATCACGTCGTACCGGCCCTTCGGCAGCCACCAGGAGTACAAACCCTTGTCCCTGGTGGCCAGGGTGTGGCCGGCGGCCGGGTCGGCGGCCGGGTTGACCCGGACCGTCGCCAGCAGCGGCACCTCGGCACCACCGCAGGTCCGGCCGAGGACCGTACCCTGGATCTTGCCCCAGCTGCCGGGCGGCGAGACGTTCATCTCCACCTCGACCACCGGTACCGGATAGGGGCTGTCGGTGACCAGACCCAGCTCGGCGGCGTAGGTGCCGGGCTGGGCGACCCCGGCCGCCGCGGTGGCGGTCAGGGTGACGGTGACCGTCCGGGACGCACCGGGCGCCAGGGTGAAGGTGTCCGGCGTGGTGCTCAGCCAGGACGCCTCGCCCCCCTCCAGACAGGCTTCCAGCCCGCCGAGCCGCTCGGTCTCCGCCGACCCGACGAACGAACTCGGCGAACCGCCCACCTTGTACGCCCCGCAGACGCCGGCGCCCCGATAGCGGGCGAACTGCGCGTTCGGCAGGTTCACCCAGGCGCCGGCCACCGGGTCGTAGCCGATCGTCCGGTTGGTGAGTGTGGTCGACGCCGCAGTGGCGCCACCGGCCAGCACCAGCATGCCGCCGGCCGCCGCGTACTGCGAACCCCACAGGTCCAGCGGCATGTCCGGCAGCGAGTTCCAGGCGTTGCTGGCCGGGTCGTAGACGAAGCCGTTCTTGAACTCCACCGTGCCGACCCCGCCGGCACAGTAGACCTTGCCGCCGACGCCACCGCAGGACATCCAGGAGGAGCCCTGCGGATAGTCGGCGGCGCTGCCGAACGTGCCGGTGATCGGGTCGAAGACCGTCACGTCGGCGGTGTCCACCGAGCACTCGTTGTCGCCGCAGCCACCGACGACGTAGAGCTTGCCGCCGCTGGTCGCGAACGCCGCCGCCGCCCTGGGCGCCGGGTTGGTCACCCCGGCCAGGGTGGTCCAGGTGCCGGTCCCCGGGTCGAACACGTCGACCGTCTCCACCGGGGCGTCACCGGCACCCCAGCCGCCGAGCACGTAGATCCGGCCGTTCAGCGCGGCGACCGCCGGCTTCGACCGTGCGGTCGGCATGTCCGGCAGCGCCGTCCAGACGTTCGTCGCCGGGTCGTAGACCCAGCTCTTCCGCTCGTTGCCGGTGTCGGCACCGCCACCGATCGAGTAGACCTTGCCGTCCAGGGTCACCGCCGAGTTGTCGAAGATCGCCGCCGGCAGGTTCGCCACCCGGGTCCAGGCGTCGTCGACCTGCGGCGCCGCGGCGGCGGTGCCGGTGCCGGGCCCGTAGGCCGTCCCGGTCCGACCCTTGCTCAGCCCCTTCATCCGGTACTCCACCAGCTCCGCGCCCTTCGCCGAGAGCTCGCTGAACCGGGCCCCCCGTTCCAGCGACCGCACCGTGGCGGGCGCGTTGCCGGTGTTGGTGACCTTCACGGTGACGTTCCGGGTGCTGCCGTACGGCTGGTGCAGTTCCAGGTTCGTCGGGGTGACCGTCAGCCGGGCGGCCTTCAGCGCGAAGTCGGCCCGCCTGGCGTCGTCCGCCACCACCGTCACCTGCTTGCCGGCCGACCGGTACGGCGCCAGGCTGGCGCTGAACGGCTGCGCGCCGGTCAGGCTGGAGTAGAGCCAGTAGAAGCCGTCCGGGATGTTCGGGTCGTCCGGGGTCGCCGCCGAGACGCCCTTGTCGGCCGGCTGGTTGTCGCTGGCCACCGTCACCCCGTTCAACGGGTTGCCGGTGTTGGCGTCGGTGGTGAAGCCGACGACCAGGCCGCCCGGCTTCGGGGTGCAGGTCCGGTTGACGAGCGCGACGTTGTCCACCTGCCACCACCAGGCGAAGGTGCCCTTGAACCGGAACCGCAGCCGGACGTCCGGCGCGCCGGCCGCCGCGTCCAGCGGTATCTCCTCGACCCGTGGGCCGCGCCGGCTGACCGTCTGGTGCCAGACGTTGGTCCAGCTGCCGCCGCCGTCGGTGGAGACGTCGACGTCGGCGGTGTCGCTGACCCCGACCGCCCGCCAGTCGCTGTTGAAACGCAGCAGCGGCGCACCGGTCCCGGAGAGGTCCAGCGGCGGCGTGACCAGGTCGGTGTCCTGGGTGTTGCCGCCGCCCAGCGCGTCACTGTCGATGATGGCGAAGTTGCCGGTGCCGCCGGTCAGGTTGGTCCGGCCGGCCGGGTCGTCGAACGCCCAGCCCCCCTTGTCGGTGCGGTTCACCACCGACCAGCCGGCCGGGGCCGAGGTGCCGTCGAAGCTCTCCGTCAGCAGCGGGTCGCTGATCCCGGCGGTGTAGCCGGCGGCGGTGCAGGCCGGCAGCACGGTGGGGCTGACGTTCACGGTCTTCGCGGCGGTCTCGACCGCCACCTCGGTGCTGACCGGCCGGTAGCCGGGGTAGACGACCGTGGTGTCCAGCCGGTAGGTGGCGCCGCCGGGGACGGTGAACGAGTACGCGCCGGTCGCCGGGTTGGTGAAGACCGGGCCACCGGGGCGGCCGGAGACCTGGATCTTCGCGTACAGCGGCCAGCCGTGTCCGGAACCGTCGGTGACCCTGCCGCTGACGGTGACCATCGGGGCCGCCGCCAGGGCGAAGTTCTGGGTGAGTACGTCGCCCTGGGCCACGGTCACGGTGGCGGTGCCGGGGACGAGGCCGTACCCGGCGGCGGTCAGCTCGTGGGTGCCGACCGGCAGCACCAGGGCGTACCTGCCGTCGGGGTCGGTGACGGTGCCGATCTCGCCGGCCCGCACCTGCGCACCGGCGACCGGCTCCCCGGTGGCGGCACCTGTGACGGTGCCGGTGACCCGTCCCGAGTCGCCGCGCGGCGCCGCCAGCACCGCCTGGTACGCGTTGAGCCGGCCCTCGCCGAAGGTGTTGTTGTCGTCGACCGTGCCGCCGCAGGTGAGCGCGTCCACGTCGGTGGCGGTGTCGTCGAGCAGCCGTTCGGTGGCCGGGATGTTGCCCTTCAGCCCGGGTGCCGCCGACCAGATCAGTGCGACGGTGGCCGAGACGTGCGGGGCGGCCATCGAGGTGCCGCTGCCGGTGCCGTAGCCGTTGCCGGGCAGGCTGGACCGGACGTTGCTGCCCGGTGCGGCGATGTTCGGCTTCACCGAACCGTCGATGCTGGACACGCCCCGGCCGGAGAAGCTGGAGATGTTGTTGTTGACGTCGTACGACCCGGCCGCGTAGGTCAGCGGGTAGTCGCCGGGGTTCTCGGTGGTGTTGCAGCCCGGCCCGTCGTTGCCGGCGGAGAAGCTGGGGAAGATGCCGGCCGCCCGCCAGGCGACCACGGTCTGCTTGTACCACTCGTCGTTCCGGCCGCCGCCCCAGGAGCTGTTGACGACATCCGGGCGCAGGTCCGGCCGGGGGTTCTGCCCGTTCAGGTCGGTCGGGGCGAGCACCCACTGGCCGGCGGCGAGCAGCGAGCCGTCGGAGCAGTTGTTCGTCTCGCAGCCCTTCGCGGCGATCCACTTCGCACCGGGTGCCACGCCGACCTGGTTGCCGGCACCGTCGTCGCCGACCATCGTGCCCATGGTGTGCGAGCCGTGGCCGTTGTTGTCACACGGCGCCGCGCTGGCGCAGACCTCGGCCGGGTCGAACCAGTTGTAGTCGTGGTCGAAACCACTGCCGGTGTTGCCCCGGTAGGAGCCGCGCAGCGCCGGGTGGTCGAACTGCACGCCGCTGTCGATGTTGGCGACGACCACGTCCTCGCCCCGGGTGTCGAACTCGGACCAGACCCGGGGCGCCTCGACGTTCGTGACGTTCCACTCGGCCGCGTTCGTACCGGCGTCGGTGGTGGCCCGGAACGGCTCCGGTTTGATCAGTTCGTAGTTACGAGCGGGATCGATGCGTTGTACGTCGTCCCGGGCGGCGATGTCGTCGAGCAGGGCACGGTCACCGGTCACCCGCAGCACGTTGGCGATCCAGTACGACCGGTACTTCGCCCCCCGCTTGTCCAGGTCGGCGCGGAGGTCGCGCTGGCTGCGCTCGGCGGTGGCGGTGAGCGTCCGGTAGACCGCGCCGGCTCGGTCGTCGGCGTCGGCGACCCGCGCCGCCCCGCTCAGCTCGGCGCGTTCCCGCAGGTAGACGGTGAAGGTCGTGCTGCCCTCGGCGGCGAGTTCGGCGAGCAGTTCCCGACTCACCTCCGCCTCCGGCCCGGCGGCCGTGGCGACCGCGGGTTGTGCGGTGACCCCGAGCAGCACGGCGGCGGCCGCCGCCACCAAACGCCAGCGTCTCGGCCGGTCAGCCCGGCTCCGGCCGGATCGATGCGACATGGTTCCTCCCCCACTGGTCGGCGTCCCGAGCCGTCTCGGGAGCCTGTTCCTGCCAGCTCCGGGTCGCCCGGCGCTGCCGGCACGCGTGGGTCCGACGATTGCTCACGGACAGCGCCCCCCACATCGGCTTGGAGTAATGCTCTGGCTGATCCGGGGTAGTGATCAATGCCCGATGTCGGCCAGTATCTAGGCAGTAACTAGGCGTATGTCGGTCAGGAGGGAGCCGATTGCCCTACATCGGTTAGCGTCGCTGTTGACTCGCCCGGTCAAACCCGTTTGGCTAGGGCCCGCAGTCGACGGGGGAGGAGTGGAGCGAGGTGGCAAACGGAGAAGTCCCGCTCGTCGTGTGCGTGTCCACGGATGTCGCGGTGCGGGAGCGGGTGGTCCGACGACTCGACGACTTCGGCACTGTCGTCATCTGTTCGGATCTGTCCGAGTTGCGGGCAATGTTGTTTCCGGCGATCGGCAACGGGACACCTGTCGAACCGGGGCCGGTGAGCCTCGGTGACCTCTCCGTCGACCCGGGCGGCCACCTGGTCACCTGGCGCGGCGAGCCGCTGGCGCTGACCCGGCTGGAACGCGAACTGCTGGCCCGACTGGCCAGCGCGCCGCTGGGGGTGTGGACGTACGAGCGACTGTTCGGATCGGTCTGGGGCGGCGCCTACCTCGGCGACACCGCCATCCTGCACT is from Micromonospora sp. WMMD1102 and encodes:
- a CDS encoding nuclear transport factor 2 family protein, yielding MDQSYDAVAAWRAAGEARDAAGAVAALSPDVTLVSPITERFTFQGHRQIRTLLEVALAAIDDLTYTDQVADGRTVALFYEAQLGTTRLYEAQRLRLGVDGLINEITLYVRPLPALTLLMTRLGPELARRNGQSGLARLIPLASGTMHSMAATGEQRIMPRVAPR
- a CDS encoding alpha/beta hydrolase produces the protein MTSKAACRESSTVYEAADGSELPLLLFEPAEGTRSTAGIVLFHGGALRTGSADGLAPHCRQLASRGIFAVSAGYRLLGQGAGSIDDCVADVRRAVGRFGRLAASRGLAASCLASGGSSAGAHLALVAAMISPGDPATAPEPGVAAVVALNPAGLDLLAFAPELRRSIEQAAGIAAGRASDYSLVEFVRPGNPPMLIHHGTDDDVEPIDHVRRFRDAMVRAGNYCTLLEYEHAEHGFHYPGDSGHFDDVVDATARFLADRVAAASGAPPSA
- a CDS encoding FAD-dependent monooxygenase, with the translated sequence MRISTGFSVAIAGAGLSGLCLAQYLMRAGIDVHVYERDPGPFVRQQGYRIILDRYGLRALRESLPRPLYRLALTTGDEPGGQLRFTDSRLRDAFTINFKSESHATRQVDRLTLRSILMSGLDRRIHYGKSAVAVDSDGPAGLRLRFSDGRAVAASVVVGADGVGSALRAQLMPDASPTNTPMAGIYGRSPLRLGGESVIPDALRTSGVLAIADRPGRAFFFTSMRFGESPRAAFARLAPGSYAPTGDDYVMWGLLLRQEEVPVGIRGNLLALRELAARMSTDFHPLIRRLVDTAELDATVLNLFATGQRPRQWAVPWATMMGDAVHVMPPFGAHGGNTALRDAALLGHRLVRARANGTPVEEAIAGYQDEMVPYAFRAVDTAAGLMRRLTGGAAAPHWVLTRVLPRLHRVTVPEA
- a CDS encoding MarR family transcriptional regulator, with product MSHEPARASAIADLMRAGREMSRLSMVFRYAIAERLGLTVSDLECLDYLADAGSATAGQVAERTNLTTGAVTSMLRRLQQAGYVTAERDPADRRRVIVALRPERIAELEQPYERFAERAERLVDGYSVQEVMLLVRHYDRMRAMYLAELDRLRGGDTAQRSA
- a CDS encoding GAF and ANTAR domain-containing protein, with protein sequence MTGSGDVGTGGHSHPGGQGQPSVSYTGGVKPEHLAQTLSELARTLQLEESLDDTLTSIVAAAVPTIPGTAFAGLTVVQGKRSVWTRAATHELARRVDQAQYDTGQGPCLDAVFEHRTVRVADLTRDTRWPDFAGRAAELGVRGMLSFQLYVEHDNLGALNLYSPEAGTFDDESEQVGLLFAAHAAVAMAGARREYDLGQAIGTRDLIGQAKGILMERYRLTADQAFVLLVRTSQHTNVKVSEVARILAETGELGPEQRRAPAPE
- a CDS encoding S8 family serine peptidase, encoding MSHRSGRSRADRPRRWRLVAAAAAVLLGVTAQPAVATAAGPEAEVSRELLAELAAEGSTTFTVYLRERAELSGAARVADADDRAGAVYRTLTATAERSQRDLRADLDKRGAKYRSYWIANVLRVTGDRALLDDIAARDDVQRIDPARNYELIKPEPFRATTDAGTNAAEWNVTNVEAPRVWSEFDTRGEDVVVANIDSGVQFDHPALRGSYRGNTGSGFDHDYNWFDPAEVCASAAPCDNNGHGSHTMGTMVGDDGAGNQVGVAPGAKWIAAKGCETNNCSDGSLLAAGQWVLAPTDLNGQNPRPDLRPDVVNSSWGGGRNDEWYKQTVVAWRAAGIFPSFSAGNDGPGCNTTENPGDYPLTYAAGSYDVNNNISSFSGRGVSSIDGSVKPNIAAPGSNVRSSLPGNGYGTGSGTSMAAPHVSATVALIWSAAPGLKGNIPATERLLDDTATDVDALTCGGTVDDNNTFGEGRLNAYQAVLAAPRGDSGRVTGTVTGAATGEPVAGAQVRAGEIGTVTDPDGRYALVLPVGTHELTAAGYGLVPGTATVTVAQGDVLTQNFALAAAPMVTVSGRVTDGSGHGWPLYAKIQVSGRPGGPVFTNPATGAYSFTVPGGATYRLDTTVVYPGYRPVSTEVAVETAAKTVNVSPTVLPACTAAGYTAGISDPLLTESFDGTSAPAGWSVVNRTDKGGWAFDDPAGRTNLTGGTGNFAIIDSDALGGGNTQDTDLVTPPLDLSGTGAPLLRFNSDWRAVGVSDTADVDVSTDGGGSWTNVWHQTVSRRGPRVEEIPLDAAAGAPDVRLRFRFKGTFAWWWQVDNVALVNRTCTPKPGGLVVGFTTDANTGNPLNGVTVASDNQPADKGVSAATPDDPNIPDGFYWLYSSLTGAQPFSASLAPYRSAGKQVTVVADDARRADFALKAARLTVTPTNLELHQPYGSTRNVTVKVTNTGNAPATVRSLERGARFSELSAKGAELVEYRMKGLSKGRTGTAYGPGTGTAAAAPQVDDAWTRVANLPAAIFDNSAVTLDGKVYSIGGGADTGNERKSWVYDPATNVWTALPDMPTARSKPAVAALNGRIYVLGGWGAGDAPVETVDVFDPGTGTWTTLAGVTNPAPRAAAAFATSGGKLYVVGGCGDNECSVDTADVTVFDPITGTFGSAADYPQGSSWMSCGGVGGKVYCAGGVGTVEFKNGFVYDPASNAWNSLPDMPLDLWGSQYAAAGGMLVLAGGATAASTTLTNRTIGYDPVAGAWVNLPNAQFARYRGAGVCGAYKVGGSPSSFVGSAETERLGGLEACLEGGEASWLSTTPDTFTLAPGASRTVTVTLTATAAAGVAQPGTYAAELGLVTDSPYPVPVVEVEMNVSPPGSWGKIQGTVLGRTCGGAEVPLLATVRVNPAADPAAGHTLATRDKGLYSWWLPKGRYDVIVAKDGWVPQVKRQQIQASLVSTLDFTLEPVNPCPARLGGI
- a CDS encoding winged helix-turn-helix domain-containing protein, with translation MANGEVPLVVCVSTDVAVRERVVRRLDDFGTVVICSDLSELRAMLFPAIGNGTPVEPGPVSLGDLSVDPGGHLVTWRGEPLALTRLERELLARLASAPLGVWTYERLFGSVWGGAYLGDTAILHSAVKRLRRKLRAVEGGPQVQTVRGVGYRLAPGH